A genomic region of Macaca mulatta isolate MMU2019108-1 chromosome 5, T2T-MMU8v2.0, whole genome shotgun sequence contains the following coding sequences:
- the FGFR3 gene encoding fibroblast growth factor receptor 3 isoform X3: MGAPACALALCVAVAIVAGASSESLGTEQRVVGRVAEVSGPEPSQQEQLVFGSGDAVELSCPPPGGGPMGPTVWVKDGAGLVPSERVLVGPQRLQVLNASHEDSGAYSCRQRLTQLVLCHFSVRVTDAPSSGDDEDGEDEAEDTGVDTGVDTGAPYWTRPERMDKKLLAVPAANTVRFRCPAAGNPTPSISWLKNGKEFRGEHRIGGIKLRHQQWSLVMESVVPSDRGNYTCVVENKFGSIRQTYTLDVLERSPHRPILQAGLPANQTAVLGSDVEFHCKVYSDAQPHIQWLKHVEVNGSKVGPDGTPYVTVLKSWISESVEADVRLRLANVSERDGGEYLCRATNFIGVAEKAFWLSVHRPRAAEEELVEADEAGSVYAGILSYGVGFFLFILVVAAVTLCRLRSTPKKGLGSPTVHKISRFPLKRQVSLESNASMSSNTPLVRIARLSSGEGPTLANVSELELPADPKWELSRARLTLGKPLGEGCFGQVVMAEAIGIDKDRAAKPVTVAVKMLKDDATDKDLSDLVSEMEMMKMIGKHKNIINLLGACTQGGPLYVLVEYAAKGNLREFLRARRPPGLDYSFDTCKPPEEQLTFKDLVSCAYQVARGMEYLASQKCIHRDLAARNVLVTEDNVMKIADFGLARDVHNLDYYKKTTNGRLPVKWMAPEALFDRVYTHQSDVWSFGVLLWEIFTLGGSPYPGIPVEELFKLLKEGHRMDKPANCTHDLYMIMRECWHAAPSQRPTFKQLVEDLDRVLTVTSTDQEYLDLSAPFEQYSPGGQDTPSSSSSGDDSVFAHDLLPPAPPSSGGSRT; the protein is encoded by the exons ATGGGCGCCCCTGCCTGCGCCCTCGCGCTCTGCGTGGCAGTGGCCATCGTGGCCGGCGCCTCCTCGGAGTCCTTGGGGACGGAGCAGCGCGTCGTGGGGCGAGTGGCAG AAGTGTCCGGCCCGGAGCCCAGCCAGCAGGAGCAGTTGGTCTTCGGCAGCGGGGACGCTGTGGAGCTGAGCTGTCCCCCGCCCGGGGGTGGTCCCATGGGGCCCACTGTCTGGGTCAAGGATGGCGCAGGGCTGGTGCCCTCGGAGCGTGTCCTGGTGGGGCCCCAGCGGCTGCAGGTGCTGAATGCCTCCCACGAGGACTCTGGGGCCTACAGCTGCCGGCAGCGGCTCACACAGCTCGTACTGTGCCACTTCAGTGTGCGGGTGACAG ATGCTCCATCCTCGGGAGATGACGAAGACGGGGAGGACGAGGCTGAGGACACAGGTGTGGACACAGGTGTGGACACAG GGGCCCCTTACTGGACTCGGCCCGAGCGGATGGACAAGAAGCTGCTGGCTGTGCCGGCCGCCAACACCGTCCGCTTCCGCTGCCCGGCTGCCGGCAACCCCACTCCCTCCATCTCCTGGCTGAAGAATGGCAAGGAGTTCCGCGGCGAGCACCGCATTGGCGGCATCAAG CTTCGGCACCAGCAGTGGAGCCTGGTCATGGAAAGCGTGGTGCCCTCGGACCGCGGCAACTACACCTGCGTGGTGGAGAACAAGTTTGGCAGCATCCGGCAGACATACACGCTGGACGTGCTGG AGCGCTCCCCGCACCGGCCCATCCTGCAGGCGGGGCTGCCGGCCAACCAGACGGCGGTGCTGGGCAGCGATGTGGAGTTTCACTGCAAGGTGTACAGTGATGCGCAGCCCCACATCCAGTGGCTCAAGCACGTGGAGGTGAATGGCAGCAAGGTGGGCCCCGACGGCACACCCTACGTCACCGTGCTCAAG TCCTGGATCAGTGAGAGTGTGGAGGCCGACGTGCGCCTCCGCCTGGCCAATGTGTCGGAGCGGGACGGGGGCGAGTACCTCTGTCGAGCCACCAATTTCATAGGCGTGGCCGAGAAGGCCTTTTGGCTGAGCGTTCACAGGCCCCGAGCAG CTGAGGAGGAGCTGGTGGAGGCTGACGAGGCGGGCAGTGTGTACGCAGGCATCCTCAGCTACGGGGTGGGCTTCTTCCTGTTCATCCTGGTGGTGGCGGCTGTGACGCTCTGCCGCCTGCGCAGCACCCCCAAGAAAGGCCTGGGCTCCCCCACCGTGCACAAGATCTCCCGCTTCCCACTCAAGCGACAG GTGTCCCTGGAGTCCAACGCGTCCATGAGCTCCAACACACCGCTGGTGCGCATCGCAAGGCTGTCCTCAGGGGAGGGTCCCACGCTGGCCAATGTCTCCGAGCTTGAGCTGCCTGCTGACCCCAAATGGGAGCTGTCTCGGGCCCG GCTGACCCTGGGCAAGCCCCTTGGGGAGGGCTGCTTCGGCCAGGTGGTCATGGCGGAGGCTATCGGCATTGACAAGGACCGGGCCGCCAAGCCTGTCACCGTAGCCGTGAAGATGCTGAAAG ATGATGCCACTGACAAGGACCTGTCAGACCTGGTGTCTGAGATGGAGATGATGAAGATGATTGGGAAACACAAGAACATTATCAACCTGCTGGGCGCCTGCACGCAGGGCG GGCCCCTGTACGTGCTGGTGGAGTACGCGGCCAAGGGCAACCTGAGGGAGTTTCTGCGGGCGCGGCGGCCCCCGGGCCTGGACTACTCCTTCGACACCTGCAAGCCGCCTGAGGAGCAACTCACCTTCAAGGACCTGGTGTCCTGTGCCTACCAGGTGGCCCGAGGCATGGAGTACCTCGCCTCCCAGAAG TGCATCCACAGGGACCTGGCTGCTCGAAATGTGCTGGTGACCGAGGACAACGTGATGAAGATCGCAGACTTCGGGCTGGCCCGCGACGTGCACAACCTTGACTACTACAAGAAGACAACCAAC GGCCGGCTGCCCGTGAAGTGGATGGCGCCTGAGGCCCTGTTTGACCGAGTCTACACCCACCAGAGTGACGT CTGGTCCTTTGGGGTCCTGCTCTGGGAGATCTTCACGCTGGGGGGCTCTCCGTACCCCGGCATCCCTGTGGAGGAGCTCTTCAAGCTGCTGAAGGAGGGTCACCGGATGGACAAGCCGGCCAACTGCACACACGACCT GTACATGATCATGCGGGAGTGCTGGCATGCTGCGCCCTCCCAGAGGCCCACCTTCAAGCAGCTGGTGGAGGACCTGGACCGTGTCCTCACTGTGACGTCCACCGAC CAGGAGTACCTGGACCTGTCAGCGCCCTTCGAGCAGTACTCCCCCGGCGGCCAGGACACCCCGAGCTCCAGCTCCTCAGGGGATGACTCCGTGTTTGCCCACGACCTGCTGCCCCCGGCCCCACCCAGCAGTGGGGGCTCGCGGACGTGA
- the FGFR3 gene encoding fibroblast growth factor receptor 3 isoform X6, with the protein MGAPACALALCVAVAIVAGASSESLGTEQRVVGRVAEVSGPEPSQQEQLVFGSGDAVELSCPPPGGGPMGPTVWVKDGAGLVPSERVLVGPQRLQVLNASHEDSGAYSCRQRLTQLVLCHFSVRVTDAPSSGDDEDGEDEAEDTGVDTGAPYWTRPERMDKKLLAVPAANTVRFRCPAAGNPTPSISWLKNGKEFRGEHRIGGIKLRHQQWSLVMESVVPSDRGNYTCVVENKFGSIRQTYTLDVLERSPHRPILQAGLPANQTAVLGSDVEFHCKVYSDAQPHIQWLKHVEVNGSKVGPDGTPYVTVLKVGHCTAGANTTDKELEVLSLHNVTFEDAGEYTCLAGNSIGFSHHSAWLVVLPAEEELVEADEAGSVYAGILSYGVGFFLFILVVAAVTLCRLRSTPKKGLGSPTVHKISRFPLKRQQVSLESNASMSSNTPLVRIARLSSGEGPTLANVSELELPADPKWELSRARLTLGKPLGEGCFGQVVMAEAIGIDKDRAAKPVTVAVKMLKDDATDKDLSDLVSEMEMMKMIGKHKNIINLLGACTQGGPLYVLVEYAAKGNLREFLRARRPPGLDYSFDTCKPPEEQLTFKDLVSCAYQVARGMEYLASQKCIHRDLAARNVLVTEDNVMKIADFGLARDVHNLDYYKKTTNGRLPVKWMAPEALFDRVYTHQSDVWSFGVLLWEIFTLGGSPYPGIPVEELFKLLKEGHRMDKPANCTHDLYMIMRECWHAAPSQRPTFKQLVEDLDRVLTVTSTDEYLDLSAPFEQYSPGGQDTPSSSSSGDDSVFAHDLLPPAPPSSGGSRT; encoded by the exons ATGGGCGCCCCTGCCTGCGCCCTCGCGCTCTGCGTGGCAGTGGCCATCGTGGCCGGCGCCTCCTCGGAGTCCTTGGGGACGGAGCAGCGCGTCGTGGGGCGAGTGGCAG AAGTGTCCGGCCCGGAGCCCAGCCAGCAGGAGCAGTTGGTCTTCGGCAGCGGGGACGCTGTGGAGCTGAGCTGTCCCCCGCCCGGGGGTGGTCCCATGGGGCCCACTGTCTGGGTCAAGGATGGCGCAGGGCTGGTGCCCTCGGAGCGTGTCCTGGTGGGGCCCCAGCGGCTGCAGGTGCTGAATGCCTCCCACGAGGACTCTGGGGCCTACAGCTGCCGGCAGCGGCTCACACAGCTCGTACTGTGCCACTTCAGTGTGCGGGTGACAG ATGCTCCATCCTCGGGAGATGACGAAGACGGGGAGGACGAGGCTGAGGACACAGGTGTGGACACAG GGGCCCCTTACTGGACTCGGCCCGAGCGGATGGACAAGAAGCTGCTGGCTGTGCCGGCCGCCAACACCGTCCGCTTCCGCTGCCCGGCTGCCGGCAACCCCACTCCCTCCATCTCCTGGCTGAAGAATGGCAAGGAGTTCCGCGGCGAGCACCGCATTGGCGGCATCAAG CTTCGGCACCAGCAGTGGAGCCTGGTCATGGAAAGCGTGGTGCCCTCGGACCGCGGCAACTACACCTGCGTGGTGGAGAACAAGTTTGGCAGCATCCGGCAGACATACACGCTGGACGTGCTGG AGCGCTCCCCGCACCGGCCCATCCTGCAGGCGGGGCTGCCGGCCAACCAGACGGCGGTGCTGGGCAGCGATGTGGAGTTTCACTGCAAGGTGTACAGTGATGCGCAGCCCCACATCCAGTGGCTCAAGCACGTGGAGGTGAATGGCAGCAAGGTGGGCCCCGACGGCACACCCTACGTCACCGTGCTCAAGGTGGGCCACTGT ACGGCGGGCGCTAATACCACCGACAAGGAGCTAGAGGTTCTGTCCTTGCACAACGTCACCTTTGAGGACGCCGGGGAGTACACCTGCCTGGCGGGCAATTCTATTGGGTTTTCCCATCACTCTGCGTGGCTCGTGGTGCTGCCAG CTGAGGAGGAGCTGGTGGAGGCTGACGAGGCGGGCAGTGTGTACGCAGGCATCCTCAGCTACGGGGTGGGCTTCTTCCTGTTCATCCTGGTGGTGGCGGCTGTGACGCTCTGCCGCCTGCGCAGCACCCCCAAGAAAGGCCTGGGCTCCCCCACCGTGCACAAGATCTCCCGCTTCCCACTCAAGCGACAG CAGGTGTCCCTGGAGTCCAACGCGTCCATGAGCTCCAACACACCGCTGGTGCGCATCGCAAGGCTGTCCTCAGGGGAGGGTCCCACGCTGGCCAATGTCTCCGAGCTTGAGCTGCCTGCTGACCCCAAATGGGAGCTGTCTCGGGCCCG GCTGACCCTGGGCAAGCCCCTTGGGGAGGGCTGCTTCGGCCAGGTGGTCATGGCGGAGGCTATCGGCATTGACAAGGACCGGGCCGCCAAGCCTGTCACCGTAGCCGTGAAGATGCTGAAAG ATGATGCCACTGACAAGGACCTGTCAGACCTGGTGTCTGAGATGGAGATGATGAAGATGATTGGGAAACACAAGAACATTATCAACCTGCTGGGCGCCTGCACGCAGGGCG GGCCCCTGTACGTGCTGGTGGAGTACGCGGCCAAGGGCAACCTGAGGGAGTTTCTGCGGGCGCGGCGGCCCCCGGGCCTGGACTACTCCTTCGACACCTGCAAGCCGCCTGAGGAGCAACTCACCTTCAAGGACCTGGTGTCCTGTGCCTACCAGGTGGCCCGAGGCATGGAGTACCTCGCCTCCCAGAAG TGCATCCACAGGGACCTGGCTGCTCGAAATGTGCTGGTGACCGAGGACAACGTGATGAAGATCGCAGACTTCGGGCTGGCCCGCGACGTGCACAACCTTGACTACTACAAGAAGACAACCAAC GGCCGGCTGCCCGTGAAGTGGATGGCGCCTGAGGCCCTGTTTGACCGAGTCTACACCCACCAGAGTGACGT CTGGTCCTTTGGGGTCCTGCTCTGGGAGATCTTCACGCTGGGGGGCTCTCCGTACCCCGGCATCCCTGTGGAGGAGCTCTTCAAGCTGCTGAAGGAGGGTCACCGGATGGACAAGCCGGCCAACTGCACACACGACCT GTACATGATCATGCGGGAGTGCTGGCATGCTGCGCCCTCCCAGAGGCCCACCTTCAAGCAGCTGGTGGAGGACCTGGACCGTGTCCTCACTGTGACGTCCACCGAC GAGTACCTGGACCTGTCAGCGCCCTTCGAGCAGTACTCCCCCGGCGGCCAGGACACCCCGAGCTCCAGCTCCTCAGGGGATGACTCCGTGTTTGCCCACGACCTGCTGCCCCCGGCCCCACCCAGCAGTGGGGGCTCGCGGACGTGA
- the FGFR3 gene encoding fibroblast growth factor receptor 3 isoform X11 — translation MGAPACALALCVAVAIVAGASSESLGTEQRVVGRVAEVSGPEPSQQEQLVFGSGDAVELSCPPPGGGPMGPTVWVKDGAGLVPSERVLVGPQRLQVLNASHEDSGAYSCRQRLTQLVLCHFSVRVTDAPSSGDDEDGEDEAEDTGVDTGAPYWTRPERMDKKLLAVPAANTVRFRCPAAGNPTPSISWLKNGKEFRGEHRIGGIKLRHQQWSLVMESVVPSDRGNYTCVVENKFGSIRQTYTLDVLERSPHRPILQAGLPANQTAVLGSDVEFHCKVYSDAQPHIQWLKHVEVNGSKVGPDGTPYVTVLKVGHCTAGANTTDKELEVLSLHNVTFEDAGEYTCLAGNSIGFSHHSAWLVVLPAEEELVEADEAGSVYAGILSYGVGFFLFILVVAAVTLCRLRSTPKKGLGSPTVHKISRFPLKRQVSLESNASMSSNTPLVRIARLSSGEGPTLANVSELELPADPKWELSRARLTLGKPLGEGCFGQVVMAEAIGIDKDRAAKPVTVAVKMLKDDATDKDLSDLVSEMEMMKMIGKHKNIINLLGACTQGGPLYVLVEYAAKGNLREFLRARRPPGLDYSFDTCKPPEEQLTFKDLVSCAYQVARGMEYLASQKCIHRDLAARNVLVTEDNVMKIADFGLARDVHNLDYYKKTTNGRLPVKWMAPEALFDRVYTHQSDVWSFGVLLWEIFTLGGSPYPGIPVEELFKLLKEGHRMDKPANCTHDLYMIMRECWHAAPSQRPTFKQLVEDLDRVLTVTSTDEYLDLSAPFEQYSPGGQDTPSSSSSGDDSVFAHDLLPPAPPSSGGSRT, via the exons ATGGGCGCCCCTGCCTGCGCCCTCGCGCTCTGCGTGGCAGTGGCCATCGTGGCCGGCGCCTCCTCGGAGTCCTTGGGGACGGAGCAGCGCGTCGTGGGGCGAGTGGCAG AAGTGTCCGGCCCGGAGCCCAGCCAGCAGGAGCAGTTGGTCTTCGGCAGCGGGGACGCTGTGGAGCTGAGCTGTCCCCCGCCCGGGGGTGGTCCCATGGGGCCCACTGTCTGGGTCAAGGATGGCGCAGGGCTGGTGCCCTCGGAGCGTGTCCTGGTGGGGCCCCAGCGGCTGCAGGTGCTGAATGCCTCCCACGAGGACTCTGGGGCCTACAGCTGCCGGCAGCGGCTCACACAGCTCGTACTGTGCCACTTCAGTGTGCGGGTGACAG ATGCTCCATCCTCGGGAGATGACGAAGACGGGGAGGACGAGGCTGAGGACACAGGTGTGGACACAG GGGCCCCTTACTGGACTCGGCCCGAGCGGATGGACAAGAAGCTGCTGGCTGTGCCGGCCGCCAACACCGTCCGCTTCCGCTGCCCGGCTGCCGGCAACCCCACTCCCTCCATCTCCTGGCTGAAGAATGGCAAGGAGTTCCGCGGCGAGCACCGCATTGGCGGCATCAAG CTTCGGCACCAGCAGTGGAGCCTGGTCATGGAAAGCGTGGTGCCCTCGGACCGCGGCAACTACACCTGCGTGGTGGAGAACAAGTTTGGCAGCATCCGGCAGACATACACGCTGGACGTGCTGG AGCGCTCCCCGCACCGGCCCATCCTGCAGGCGGGGCTGCCGGCCAACCAGACGGCGGTGCTGGGCAGCGATGTGGAGTTTCACTGCAAGGTGTACAGTGATGCGCAGCCCCACATCCAGTGGCTCAAGCACGTGGAGGTGAATGGCAGCAAGGTGGGCCCCGACGGCACACCCTACGTCACCGTGCTCAAGGTGGGCCACTGT ACGGCGGGCGCTAATACCACCGACAAGGAGCTAGAGGTTCTGTCCTTGCACAACGTCACCTTTGAGGACGCCGGGGAGTACACCTGCCTGGCGGGCAATTCTATTGGGTTTTCCCATCACTCTGCGTGGCTCGTGGTGCTGCCAG CTGAGGAGGAGCTGGTGGAGGCTGACGAGGCGGGCAGTGTGTACGCAGGCATCCTCAGCTACGGGGTGGGCTTCTTCCTGTTCATCCTGGTGGTGGCGGCTGTGACGCTCTGCCGCCTGCGCAGCACCCCCAAGAAAGGCCTGGGCTCCCCCACCGTGCACAAGATCTCCCGCTTCCCACTCAAGCGACAG GTGTCCCTGGAGTCCAACGCGTCCATGAGCTCCAACACACCGCTGGTGCGCATCGCAAGGCTGTCCTCAGGGGAGGGTCCCACGCTGGCCAATGTCTCCGAGCTTGAGCTGCCTGCTGACCCCAAATGGGAGCTGTCTCGGGCCCG GCTGACCCTGGGCAAGCCCCTTGGGGAGGGCTGCTTCGGCCAGGTGGTCATGGCGGAGGCTATCGGCATTGACAAGGACCGGGCCGCCAAGCCTGTCACCGTAGCCGTGAAGATGCTGAAAG ATGATGCCACTGACAAGGACCTGTCAGACCTGGTGTCTGAGATGGAGATGATGAAGATGATTGGGAAACACAAGAACATTATCAACCTGCTGGGCGCCTGCACGCAGGGCG GGCCCCTGTACGTGCTGGTGGAGTACGCGGCCAAGGGCAACCTGAGGGAGTTTCTGCGGGCGCGGCGGCCCCCGGGCCTGGACTACTCCTTCGACACCTGCAAGCCGCCTGAGGAGCAACTCACCTTCAAGGACCTGGTGTCCTGTGCCTACCAGGTGGCCCGAGGCATGGAGTACCTCGCCTCCCAGAAG TGCATCCACAGGGACCTGGCTGCTCGAAATGTGCTGGTGACCGAGGACAACGTGATGAAGATCGCAGACTTCGGGCTGGCCCGCGACGTGCACAACCTTGACTACTACAAGAAGACAACCAAC GGCCGGCTGCCCGTGAAGTGGATGGCGCCTGAGGCCCTGTTTGACCGAGTCTACACCCACCAGAGTGACGT CTGGTCCTTTGGGGTCCTGCTCTGGGAGATCTTCACGCTGGGGGGCTCTCCGTACCCCGGCATCCCTGTGGAGGAGCTCTTCAAGCTGCTGAAGGAGGGTCACCGGATGGACAAGCCGGCCAACTGCACACACGACCT GTACATGATCATGCGGGAGTGCTGGCATGCTGCGCCCTCCCAGAGGCCCACCTTCAAGCAGCTGGTGGAGGACCTGGACCGTGTCCTCACTGTGACGTCCACCGAC GAGTACCTGGACCTGTCAGCGCCCTTCGAGCAGTACTCCCCCGGCGGCCAGGACACCCCGAGCTCCAGCTCCTCAGGGGATGACTCCGTGTTTGCCCACGACCTGCTGCCCCCGGCCCCACCCAGCAGTGGGGGCTCGCGGACGTGA
- the FGFR3 gene encoding fibroblast growth factor receptor 3 isoform X32, translated as MGAPACALALCVAVAIVAGASSESLGTEQRVVGRVAEVSGPEPSQQEQLVFGSGDAVELSCPPPGGGPMGPTVWVKDGAGLVPSERVLVGPQRLQVLNASHEDSGAYSCRQRLTQLVLCHFSVRVTDAPSSGDDEDGEDEAEDTAGAPYWTRPERMDKKLLAVPAANTVRFRCPAAGNPTPSISWLKNGKEFRGEHRIGGIKLRHQQWSLVMESVVPSDRGNYTCVVENKFGSIRQTYTLDVLERSPHRPILQAGLPANQTAVLGSDVEFHCKVYSDAQPHIQWLKHVEVNGSKVGPDGTPYVTVLKTAGANTTDKELEVLSLHNVTFEDAGEYTCLAGNSIGFSHHSAWLVVLPAEEELVEADEAGSVYAGILSYGVGFFLFILVVAAVTLCRLRSTPKKGLGSPTVHKISRFPLKRQQVSLESNASMSSNTPLVRIARLSSGEGPTLANVSELELPADPKWELSRARLTLGKPLGEGCFGQVVMAEAIGIDKDRAAKPVTVAVKMLKDDATDKDLSDLVSEMEMMKMIGKHKNIINLLGACTQGGPLYVLVEYAAKGNLREFLRARRPPGLDYSFDTCKPPEEQLTFKDLVSCAYQVARGMEYLASQKCIHRDLAARNVLVTEDNVMKIADFGLARDVHNLDYYKKTTNGRLPVKWMAPEALFDRVYTHQSDVWSFGVLLWEIFTLGGSPYPGIPVEELFKLLKEGHRMDKPANCTHDLYMIMRECWHAAPSQRPTFKQLVEDLDRVLTVTSTDQEYLDLSAPFEQYSPGGQDTPSSSSSGDDSVFAHDLLPPAPPSSGGSRT; from the exons ATGGGCGCCCCTGCCTGCGCCCTCGCGCTCTGCGTGGCAGTGGCCATCGTGGCCGGCGCCTCCTCGGAGTCCTTGGGGACGGAGCAGCGCGTCGTGGGGCGAGTGGCAG AAGTGTCCGGCCCGGAGCCCAGCCAGCAGGAGCAGTTGGTCTTCGGCAGCGGGGACGCTGTGGAGCTGAGCTGTCCCCCGCCCGGGGGTGGTCCCATGGGGCCCACTGTCTGGGTCAAGGATGGCGCAGGGCTGGTGCCCTCGGAGCGTGTCCTGGTGGGGCCCCAGCGGCTGCAGGTGCTGAATGCCTCCCACGAGGACTCTGGGGCCTACAGCTGCCGGCAGCGGCTCACACAGCTCGTACTGTGCCACTTCAGTGTGCGGGTGACAG ATGCTCCATCCTCGGGAGATGACGAAGACGGGGAGGACGAGGCTGAGGACACAG CAGGGGCCCCTTACTGGACTCGGCCCGAGCGGATGGACAAGAAGCTGCTGGCTGTGCCGGCCGCCAACACCGTCCGCTTCCGCTGCCCGGCTGCCGGCAACCCCACTCCCTCCATCTCCTGGCTGAAGAATGGCAAGGAGTTCCGCGGCGAGCACCGCATTGGCGGCATCAAG CTTCGGCACCAGCAGTGGAGCCTGGTCATGGAAAGCGTGGTGCCCTCGGACCGCGGCAACTACACCTGCGTGGTGGAGAACAAGTTTGGCAGCATCCGGCAGACATACACGCTGGACGTGCTGG AGCGCTCCCCGCACCGGCCCATCCTGCAGGCGGGGCTGCCGGCCAACCAGACGGCGGTGCTGGGCAGCGATGTGGAGTTTCACTGCAAGGTGTACAGTGATGCGCAGCCCCACATCCAGTGGCTCAAGCACGTGGAGGTGAATGGCAGCAAGGTGGGCCCCGACGGCACACCCTACGTCACCGTGCTCAAG ACGGCGGGCGCTAATACCACCGACAAGGAGCTAGAGGTTCTGTCCTTGCACAACGTCACCTTTGAGGACGCCGGGGAGTACACCTGCCTGGCGGGCAATTCTATTGGGTTTTCCCATCACTCTGCGTGGCTCGTGGTGCTGCCAG CTGAGGAGGAGCTGGTGGAGGCTGACGAGGCGGGCAGTGTGTACGCAGGCATCCTCAGCTACGGGGTGGGCTTCTTCCTGTTCATCCTGGTGGTGGCGGCTGTGACGCTCTGCCGCCTGCGCAGCACCCCCAAGAAAGGCCTGGGCTCCCCCACCGTGCACAAGATCTCCCGCTTCCCACTCAAGCGACAG CAGGTGTCCCTGGAGTCCAACGCGTCCATGAGCTCCAACACACCGCTGGTGCGCATCGCAAGGCTGTCCTCAGGGGAGGGTCCCACGCTGGCCAATGTCTCCGAGCTTGAGCTGCCTGCTGACCCCAAATGGGAGCTGTCTCGGGCCCG GCTGACCCTGGGCAAGCCCCTTGGGGAGGGCTGCTTCGGCCAGGTGGTCATGGCGGAGGCTATCGGCATTGACAAGGACCGGGCCGCCAAGCCTGTCACCGTAGCCGTGAAGATGCTGAAAG ATGATGCCACTGACAAGGACCTGTCAGACCTGGTGTCTGAGATGGAGATGATGAAGATGATTGGGAAACACAAGAACATTATCAACCTGCTGGGCGCCTGCACGCAGGGCG GGCCCCTGTACGTGCTGGTGGAGTACGCGGCCAAGGGCAACCTGAGGGAGTTTCTGCGGGCGCGGCGGCCCCCGGGCCTGGACTACTCCTTCGACACCTGCAAGCCGCCTGAGGAGCAACTCACCTTCAAGGACCTGGTGTCCTGTGCCTACCAGGTGGCCCGAGGCATGGAGTACCTCGCCTCCCAGAAG TGCATCCACAGGGACCTGGCTGCTCGAAATGTGCTGGTGACCGAGGACAACGTGATGAAGATCGCAGACTTCGGGCTGGCCCGCGACGTGCACAACCTTGACTACTACAAGAAGACAACCAAC GGCCGGCTGCCCGTGAAGTGGATGGCGCCTGAGGCCCTGTTTGACCGAGTCTACACCCACCAGAGTGACGT CTGGTCCTTTGGGGTCCTGCTCTGGGAGATCTTCACGCTGGGGGGCTCTCCGTACCCCGGCATCCCTGTGGAGGAGCTCTTCAAGCTGCTGAAGGAGGGTCACCGGATGGACAAGCCGGCCAACTGCACACACGACCT GTACATGATCATGCGGGAGTGCTGGCATGCTGCGCCCTCCCAGAGGCCCACCTTCAAGCAGCTGGTGGAGGACCTGGACCGTGTCCTCACTGTGACGTCCACCGAC CAGGAGTACCTGGACCTGTCAGCGCCCTTCGAGCAGTACTCCCCCGGCGGCCAGGACACCCCGAGCTCCAGCTCCTCAGGGGATGACTCCGTGTTTGCCCACGACCTGCTGCCCCCGGCCCCACCCAGCAGTGGGGGCTCGCGGACGTGA